Proteins encoded in a region of the Pseudomonas denitrificans (nom. rej.) genome:
- a CDS encoding ABC transporter ATP-binding protein — MTTAVQFTDVSRHYGEVRAVDSVSIEIRDGEFFSMLGPSGSGKTTCLRLIAGFEQPTSGSIRIHGAEASGLPPYERDVNTVFQDYALFPHMSVLDNVAYGLKVKGVAKAERYHRAEEALGMVALAGYGKRKPAQLSGGQRQRVALARALVNRPRVLLLDEPLGALDLKLREQMQVELKKLQRQLGITFIFVTHDQSEALSMSDRVAVFNKGRIEQVDTPGNLYRRPATRFVAEFVGTANVLRGDLGQRLLGESRPHSLRPEHVRFGRAGDGELEVSGTLFDVQYMGASSRYEIELENGVRLVAALPNGEREEQRPKPGDAVTACWARSALVPLLEEPAP; from the coding sequence ATGACCACAGCCGTCCAGTTCACCGACGTGAGCCGTCATTACGGCGAGGTGCGCGCCGTCGATTCGGTGTCCATCGAGATCCGCGACGGCGAGTTCTTCTCCATGCTCGGCCCTTCCGGCTCGGGCAAGACCACCTGCCTGCGGCTGATCGCCGGCTTCGAGCAACCCACCTCCGGCTCCATCCGCATCCATGGCGCAGAAGCGTCGGGCCTGCCGCCCTACGAGCGCGACGTGAACACGGTATTCCAGGACTACGCGCTGTTCCCGCACATGAGCGTGCTGGACAACGTCGCCTACGGCCTGAAAGTGAAAGGCGTGGCCAAGGCCGAGCGCTACCACCGCGCCGAAGAGGCCCTGGGCATGGTCGCCCTGGCCGGGTACGGCAAGCGCAAGCCGGCGCAGCTCTCCGGCGGGCAGCGCCAGCGCGTCGCCCTGGCCCGCGCGCTGGTGAATCGCCCGCGCGTCCTGTTGCTGGACGAACCCCTCGGCGCGCTCGACCTGAAGCTGCGCGAGCAGATGCAGGTGGAGCTGAAGAAGCTGCAGCGCCAGCTCGGCATCACCTTCATTTTCGTCACCCATGACCAGAGCGAAGCGCTGTCCATGTCCGACCGCGTGGCGGTGTTCAACAAGGGCCGCATCGAACAGGTCGACACCCCCGGCAACCTCTACCGCCGCCCCGCCACGCGCTTCGTCGCCGAGTTCGTCGGCACCGCCAACGTGCTGCGCGGCGACCTCGGCCAACGCCTGCTGGGCGAGTCGCGCCCGCACTCGCTGCGCCCCGAGCACGTGCGCTTCGGCCGTGCGGGCGACGGCGAGCTGGAAGTCAGCGGCACGCTGTTCGACGTGCAATACATGGGCGCCAGCAGCCGCTACGAGATCGAACTGGAAAACGGCGTGCGCCTGGTCGCGGCCCTGCCCAATGGCGAGCGAGAGGAGCAACGGCCAAAACCGGGTGACGCGGTGACCGCCTGCTGGGCACGCAGCGCGCTGGTGCCGCTGCTCGAGGAGCCGGCGCCGTGA
- a CDS encoding transglutaminase family protein has product MKLSIRHDTTYRYEDQVRASIQYLRLTPQESERQHVLDWQLHLPRPAHPQRDAYGNILHVLTLDEPHEAIVIAAHGHVEIDVENEREHDHLSPLPFLRSTRLTQADGALQEFARAQCSDRRDRKAMIRLMQALNERIAYVPGSTQVDSTAAEAFAAGQGVCQDHAHAFLACLRYLGVPARYVSGYLYTDVEDHLASHAWAEAWLDDAWYSFDVTNVLDRPERHLKLAVGLDYLDACPVRGMRRGGGGEQMHARVTVAPGHLQQMQQAQQ; this is encoded by the coding sequence ATGAAACTCTCCATCCGCCATGACACCACCTACCGCTACGAAGACCAGGTGCGCGCGAGCATCCAGTACCTGCGGCTGACCCCGCAGGAAAGCGAGCGCCAGCATGTGCTCGACTGGCAGTTGCACCTGCCGCGACCGGCACACCCGCAGCGCGATGCCTACGGCAACATTCTTCACGTACTGACCCTGGATGAGCCCCACGAGGCCATTGTCATCGCCGCCCACGGTCACGTGGAAATCGACGTGGAGAACGAGCGCGAGCACGATCACCTGTCGCCGCTGCCGTTCCTGCGCAGCACCCGGCTGACCCAGGCCGACGGCGCGCTGCAGGAGTTCGCCCGTGCCCAGTGCTCCGATCGCCGCGACCGCAAGGCGATGATTCGCCTGATGCAGGCGCTGAACGAGCGCATCGCCTATGTGCCGGGCTCGACCCAGGTGGACAGCACCGCCGCCGAAGCCTTCGCGGCCGGGCAGGGCGTCTGCCAGGACCACGCTCACGCTTTCCTCGCCTGCCTGCGCTACCTCGGTGTGCCGGCGCGCTACGTCTCCGGCTATCTCTACACCGATGTCGAGGATCACCTGGCCAGCCACGCCTGGGCCGAGGCCTGGCTCGATGACGCCTGGTACAGTTTCGACGTGACCAACGTGCTGGATCGCCCTGAGCGGCATCTGAAACTGGCGGTGGGCCTGGATTACCTCGATGCCTGCCCGGTGCGGGGGATGCGCCGGGGCGGTGGCGGCGAACAGATGCACGCCCGCGTCACCGTGGCGCCGGGTCATCTGCAGCAGATGCAGCAGGCGCAACAGTGA
- a CDS encoding cysteine hydrolase family protein, whose amino-acid sequence MTPPALLIIDQQKGMRDSREPRNNPQAEQRIGDLLAAWRREGWPLVHICHMSRTPGSPFWPGQPGAEFQEALAPLEHEHVVEKNVPDAFIHSGLERWLRVRDIGALVICGVSTNNSVEATARTAGNLGFTTQVVADACFAFDKRDFNGVQRSAEEVHAMSLANLQGEYAQVLDTNSLLQRRSID is encoded by the coding sequence ATGACGCCTCCCGCCTTGTTGATCATCGACCAGCAGAAAGGCATGCGTGACAGCCGCGAGCCGCGCAACAACCCGCAGGCCGAGCAGCGAATCGGCGACCTGCTGGCGGCCTGGCGCCGGGAAGGTTGGCCGCTGGTACATATCTGCCACATGTCGCGCACGCCGGGCTCGCCGTTCTGGCCGGGACAGCCGGGCGCCGAGTTCCAGGAGGCGCTGGCACCGCTGGAGCATGAGCACGTGGTGGAAAAGAACGTCCCCGACGCTTTCATCCACAGCGGGCTGGAGCGCTGGCTGCGTGTGCGGGATATCGGGGCGCTGGTGATCTGCGGCGTCAGCACCAACAACTCGGTGGAGGCCACGGCGCGCACGGCGGGCAACCTGGGCTTCACTACGCAGGTCGTCGCCGACGCCTGTTTCGCCTTCGACAAGCGCGATTTCAACGGTGTGCAACGCAGTGCCGAGGAGGTCCACGCCATGTCCCTGGCCAACCTGCAGGGCGAGTACGCGCAGGTCCTGGACACGAACTCGCTGCTGCAAAGGCGGTCCATCGACTGA
- a CDS encoding amidotransferase has protein sequence MSLHICILETDILRPELIDQYKGYGWMFQQLFAKQPVPAEFTVYNVVEGHYPPEDEKFDAYLVTGSKADSFGTDPWIQTLKDYVLKLYQRGDKLLGVCFGHQLLALVLGGKTERASQGWGVGIHDYRIEEQPEWMSPAPGDGLTLLVSHQDQVTELPHGARRIASSDFCPNAAYAIGDQVLCFQGHPEFQSDYSQAILELRKHIFSEPVFQSGIDSLSRPHQGTAVGEWMMRFVQQGRDEKKSAA, from the coding sequence ATGTCGTTGCACATCTGCATTCTGGAAACCGACATCCTCCGCCCCGAACTCATCGATCAGTACAAGGGCTATGGCTGGATGTTCCAGCAACTGTTCGCCAAGCAACCCGTTCCGGCCGAGTTCACGGTCTACAACGTGGTGGAAGGGCATTACCCGCCCGAAGATGAGAAGTTCGACGCGTACCTGGTGACCGGCAGCAAGGCGGACTCCTTCGGCACTGATCCCTGGATCCAGACCCTCAAGGACTACGTGCTCAAGCTCTACCAGCGCGGCGACAAGCTGCTGGGTGTGTGCTTCGGCCACCAGCTGCTGGCACTGGTGCTGGGCGGCAAGACCGAGCGCGCGAGCCAGGGCTGGGGCGTGGGTATCCACGATTACCGCATCGAGGAGCAGCCGGAGTGGATGAGCCCGGCGCCGGGCGATGGCCTGACCCTGCTGGTCAGCCACCAGGACCAGGTTACCGAGCTGCCCCACGGCGCCCGTCGCATCGCCTCCAGCGACTTCTGCCCGAATGCGGCCTACGCCATCGGCGACCAGGTGTTGTGCTTCCAGGGCCACCCGGAGTTCCAGAGCGACTACTCCCAGGCGATCCTCGAGCTGCGCAAGCACATCTTCAGCGAGCCGGTGTTCCAGTCCGGCATCGACAGCCTCTCGCGCCCGCACCAGGGTACGGCGGTCGGCGAATGGATGATGCGCTTCGTCCAGCAGGGGCGTGATGAAAAGAAGAGCGCGGCCTGA
- a CDS encoding cytochrome c: MRPLLLTLLLCPTTFAATLTLELPDGRQDFSTEQLLTNPKAQDIEIPADVSYNRTMHYRAVPLAALLQGVKPADHLQAVALDGFAAELPAAPLLAEKGSRAWLAIEETGKPWPPLAEGKPSAGPFYLVWTDPKAAGTGPEQWPFQVASIRYLKPLAERFPALLPAKNAPEPVQKGFAQFQKNCLACHRLNGAGDSQFGPDLNLPHNPTEYFAPGYLKQYIRDPQSLRHWPEARMKGFAADVVSDAELEQIVAYLKHMAGRKVKAGG, encoded by the coding sequence ATGCGCCCACTGCTGCTGACGCTGCTGCTCTGCCCCACCACTTTCGCCGCCACGCTCACCCTGGAACTGCCCGACGGCAGGCAAGACTTCAGCACGGAACAACTGCTGACCAACCCCAAGGCGCAGGACATCGAGATTCCCGCCGACGTCTCCTACAACCGCACCATGCATTACCGCGCGGTACCGCTGGCGGCGCTGCTGCAGGGCGTGAAGCCGGCCGACCACCTGCAGGCCGTGGCGCTGGATGGCTTCGCTGCCGAACTGCCGGCCGCGCCGCTGCTGGCGGAAAAAGGCTCGCGCGCCTGGCTGGCCATCGAAGAGACAGGCAAACCCTGGCCACCGTTGGCCGAAGGCAAGCCTTCCGCCGGGCCTTTCTATCTGGTGTGGACCGATCCGAAAGCCGCCGGCACCGGCCCGGAGCAATGGCCCTTCCAGGTCGCCAGCATCCGTTACCTAAAGCCGCTGGCCGAGCGCTTCCCCGCGCTGCTGCCGGCGAAGAATGCGCCTGAACCGGTGCAGAAGGGCTTCGCCCAGTTCCAGAAGAACTGCCTGGCCTGCCACCGCCTGAACGGCGCCGGCGACTCGCAGTTCGGCCCGGACCTGAACCTGCCGCACAACCCCACCGAGTACTTCGCGCCGGGCTATCTCAAGCAGTACATCCGCGATCCGCAGAGCCTGCGGCACTGGCCGGAAGCGCGGATGAAGGGCTTTGCGGCGGATGTGGTCAGCGATGCGGAATTGGAGCAGATCGTCGCCTACCTGAAGCACATGGCGGGGCGGAAGGTGAAGGCTGGCGGGTAA
- a CDS encoding proteasome-type protease, with product MTYCVAMNLAQGLVFVSDSRTNAGVDNIAVFRKLHIFGTPGERLIVVQSAGNLATSQSVISTLRQRMGDDGPNLGTVENLFEAARLVGATLREVVDHDENIGQNQGVDLGSSFLVGGQIGTEVPRLFNVYPQGNFIESCRDTPYFQIGESKYGKPIIDRAMSYATPLEQALRCALISFDSTIRSNLSVGMPLDLLVYREGSLEVPAGYRIQEGDPYFEGIRNQWGAGLRQLLGELPAPPGDYWH from the coding sequence ATGACCTACTGCGTCGCCATGAACCTCGCCCAGGGCCTGGTCTTCGTTTCTGATTCGCGCACCAACGCCGGCGTCGACAACATCGCGGTGTTCCGCAAGCTGCATATCTTCGGCACGCCGGGGGAGCGCCTGATCGTGGTGCAGAGCGCCGGCAACCTGGCCACCTCGCAGTCGGTGATCAGCACGCTGCGCCAGCGCATGGGCGACGACGGACCGAACCTCGGCACGGTGGAGAACCTCTTCGAAGCGGCGCGGCTGGTCGGCGCGACGCTGCGCGAGGTGGTCGATCACGACGAGAACATCGGCCAGAACCAGGGCGTCGACCTGGGCAGCTCCTTCCTCGTCGGCGGGCAGATCGGCACGGAAGTGCCGCGCCTGTTCAACGTCTACCCGCAGGGCAACTTCATCGAGTCCTGCCGTGATACGCCGTACTTCCAGATCGGCGAGAGCAAGTACGGCAAGCCGATCATCGACCGCGCCATGAGCTACGCCACGCCGCTGGAACAGGCCCTGCGCTGCGCGCTGATCAGCTTCGACTCGACCATCCGCAGCAACCTCTCGGTGGGCATGCCGCTGGACCTGCTGGTGTACCGCGAGGGCAGCCTGGAAGTGCCGGCGGGGTACCGCATCCAGGAGGGTGACCCGTATTTCGAGGGCATTCGCAACCAGTGGGGCGCGGGGCTGCGCCAGTTACTCGGTGAACTGCCGGCGCCGCCGGGGGATTACTGGCACTGA
- a CDS encoding 3-hydroxyacyl-CoA dehydrogenase NAD-binding domain-containing protein — MTDAIRYEKGQDNIVVLTMDMPGQSANTMNGVYREAMATTVARLEAEKESIAGVVITSAKKTFFAGGDLNELIKVTKADAQAFYEGILVLKGQLRRLETLGKPVVAAINGAALGGGWEICLACHHRIALDESHVQLGLPEVTLGLLPGGGGVVRMVRLLGLEKALPYLAEGKKVRPDQALKAGLIHQLASSRDELLSKAREWIAANPAAKQPWDSAGYKIPGGTPSSPAVAQMLAIAPSVLRDKTKGCFPAPEKIMCAAVEGAQVDFDTAQLIEARYFTELTTGQVAKNMIGTFWFQLNEINAGKSRPQGIPPQQTKKVGVVGAGMMGAGIAYVSAAAGIEVVLKDVSLESAEKGKAYSAGLLDKKVGRGQMSAEKRDAFLARIKPTASDADFEGCDLIIEAVFEDRGLKAKVSVAAESAALPDAVIASNTSTLPITGLAEAVAQPQKFIGLHFFSPVDKMPLVEIIRGEKTDDATLARAFDYVLQIKKTPIVVHDSRGFFTSRVFGTFTNEGLAMLGEGVSAAMIENQARQAGMPVGPLAISDEVSMSLMTHIREQTRKDLEAEGKQLPRHPAFAVVDLMVNEYKRPGKAAGAGFYDYPANGKKHLWPELKQRFEKADAQISAEDVRDRILFVQAIETVRCVEEGVLTSTADANIGSIFGIGFAAWSGGALQFINQYGLKDFVARAEYLAEQYGERFLPPALLLEKAARNEQF; from the coding sequence ATGACCGACGCCATCCGTTATGAGAAAGGCCAGGACAACATCGTCGTCCTGACCATGGACATGCCCGGCCAGAGCGCCAACACCATGAACGGTGTCTATCGTGAGGCCATGGCCACCACCGTGGCGCGCCTGGAAGCCGAGAAGGAGTCGATTGCCGGTGTGGTGATCACTTCCGCGAAGAAGACCTTCTTCGCCGGCGGCGACCTCAATGAACTGATCAAGGTGACCAAGGCCGATGCCCAGGCCTTCTATGAAGGCATCCTGGTGCTCAAGGGCCAGCTGCGTCGCCTGGAGACCCTCGGCAAGCCGGTAGTCGCCGCCATCAACGGCGCGGCCCTGGGCGGCGGCTGGGAAATCTGCCTGGCCTGTCACCACCGCATCGCCCTGGACGAAAGCCACGTCCAGCTCGGCCTGCCGGAAGTCACCCTGGGCCTGCTGCCAGGAGGTGGCGGCGTGGTGCGTATGGTGCGCCTGCTCGGCCTGGAGAAGGCCCTGCCGTACCTGGCCGAAGGCAAGAAGGTGCGCCCGGACCAGGCACTCAAGGCCGGCCTGATCCATCAGCTGGCTTCCAGCCGCGACGAGCTGCTGAGCAAGGCCCGTGAGTGGATTGCTGCCAACCCGGCCGCCAAGCAGCCGTGGGACAGCGCTGGCTACAAGATCCCCGGCGGCACGCCATCCAGCCCGGCCGTGGCGCAGATGCTGGCCATCGCGCCTTCCGTGCTGCGCGATAAGACCAAGGGCTGCTTCCCGGCGCCGGAGAAGATCATGTGCGCCGCCGTCGAAGGCGCGCAGGTGGACTTCGACACCGCTCAGCTGATCGAGGCGCGCTACTTCACCGAGCTGACCACCGGCCAGGTGGCGAAGAACATGATCGGCACCTTCTGGTTCCAGCTCAACGAGATCAACGCCGGCAAGTCCCGTCCGCAGGGCATCCCGCCGCAGCAGACGAAGAAGGTCGGGGTGGTCGGCGCCGGCATGATGGGCGCGGGCATCGCCTACGTCTCGGCCGCCGCCGGCATCGAGGTGGTGCTCAAGGACGTTTCCCTGGAGTCGGCAGAGAAGGGCAAGGCCTATTCCGCCGGCCTGCTGGACAAGAAGGTCGGCCGCGGCCAGATGAGCGCCGAGAAGCGCGACGCCTTCCTCGCGCGGATCAAGCCGACCGCCAGCGATGCCGACTTCGAAGGCTGCGACCTGATCATCGAAGCGGTCTTCGAGGACCGTGGTTTGAAGGCCAAGGTCAGCGTTGCCGCCGAATCTGCCGCGCTGCCCGATGCGGTGATCGCCTCCAACACCTCGACCCTGCCGATCACCGGCCTGGCTGAGGCGGTAGCGCAGCCTCAGAAATTCATCGGCCTGCACTTCTTCAGCCCGGTGGACAAGATGCCGCTGGTGGAGATCATCCGCGGCGAGAAGACCGACGACGCCACCCTGGCCCGCGCCTTCGACTACGTCCTGCAGATCAAGAAGACCCCGATCGTCGTCCACGACAGCCGTGGTTTCTTCACCTCCCGCGTGTTCGGCACCTTCACCAACGAAGGCCTGGCCATGCTCGGTGAGGGGGTGTCGGCGGCGATGATCGAGAACCAGGCGCGCCAGGCCGGCATGCCGGTGGGCCCGCTGGCGATCAGCGACGAAGTCTCCATGAGCCTGATGACCCACATCCGCGAGCAGACCCGCAAGGATCTGGAAGCAGAAGGCAAGCAACTGCCCAGACACCCGGCCTTCGCGGTGGTGGACCTGATGGTCAACGAGTACAAGCGCCCGGGCAAAGCCGCCGGCGCCGGCTTCTACGACTATCCCGCCAACGGCAAGAAGCACCTGTGGCCGGAGCTGAAGCAGCGCTTCGAGAAGGCTGACGCGCAGATTTCCGCCGAGGATGTGCGCGACCGCATTCTCTTCGTGCAGGCCATCGAGACGGTGCGCTGCGTGGAGGAGGGCGTGCTGACCTCCACCGCCGACGCCAACATCGGCTCGATCTTCGGCATCGGCTTCGCGGCCTGGAGCGGCGGCGCACTGCAGTTCATCAACCAGTACGGCCTGAAGGACTTCGTCGCCCGCGCCGAGTATCTGGCCGAGCAGTACGGCGAGCGTTTCCTGCCGCCGGCGCTGCTGCTGGAGAAGGCTGCACGTAACGAGCAGTTCTGA
- a CDS encoding circularly permuted type 2 ATP-grasp protein, with product MARVFYDEMHDAAGACRPHYTEFARWLADMPGEQLQQRRREADLLFYRAGITFTLYGDDQGTERLIPFDTIPRSIPASEWKIIEAGCIQRVQALNLFLADLYHDQRILKEGLIPPEQVLANDQYQLAMQGLDVPGNVYAHIAGIDLVRDGNGAYYVLEDNLRTPSGVSYMLENRKMMMRLFPELFGAQRIAPIDHYPNLLLDTLRQASEVEQPCVVVLTPGRFNSAYFEHAFLAREMGVELVEGADLFVRDERVYMRTTSGPMPVDVIYRRVDDDFLDPLAFNPDSMLGVPGLLAAYRAGNVVLANAIGTGVADDKSVYPYVPEMIRFYLDQEPILHNVPTWQCRRPQDLSHVLAHLPELVVKEAQGSGGYGMLVGPAASSAEIEAFRARLMARPEAYIAQPTLSLSTCPTFVENGIAPRHIDLRPFVLSAPDNVRLVPGGLTRVALREGSLVVNSSQGGGTKDTWVVED from the coding sequence ATGGCTCGGGTGTTCTATGACGAAATGCATGACGCCGCTGGCGCCTGCCGACCGCACTACACGGAGTTCGCCCGCTGGCTGGCGGACATGCCCGGCGAACAGCTGCAGCAGCGCCGCCGCGAGGCCGACCTGCTGTTCTATCGCGCGGGCATCACCTTCACCCTCTATGGCGACGACCAGGGCACCGAGCGCCTGATCCCCTTCGACACCATCCCGCGCAGCATCCCGGCCAGCGAATGGAAGATCATCGAGGCCGGCTGCATCCAGCGGGTGCAGGCGCTCAACCTGTTCCTCGCCGACCTCTACCACGACCAGCGCATCCTCAAGGAAGGCCTGATCCCGCCCGAGCAGGTCCTGGCCAACGACCAGTACCAGCTGGCCATGCAGGGCCTGGACGTGCCCGGCAACGTCTATGCGCACATCGCCGGCATCGACCTGGTGCGCGACGGCAACGGCGCCTACTACGTCCTCGAAGACAACCTGCGCACCCCCAGCGGCGTCTCCTACATGCTGGAGAACCGCAAGATGATGATGCGCCTGTTCCCCGAACTGTTCGGCGCCCAGCGCATCGCGCCCATCGACCACTACCCGAACCTGCTGCTCGACACCCTGCGTCAGGCCAGTGAAGTGGAGCAGCCCTGCGTCGTGGTGCTGACGCCCGGTCGCTTCAACAGTGCCTACTTCGAGCATGCATTCCTGGCCCGCGAGATGGGCGTGGAGCTGGTGGAAGGCGCCGACCTGTTCGTTCGCGACGAGCGCGTCTACATGCGCACCACCTCCGGCCCGATGCCGGTGGACGTGATCTACCGGCGGGTGGACGACGACTTCCTCGACCCGCTGGCCTTCAACCCCGACTCCATGCTCGGCGTGCCCGGCCTGCTGGCCGCCTACCGTGCGGGCAACGTGGTGCTGGCCAACGCCATCGGCACCGGCGTCGCCGATGACAAGTCCGTCTATCCCTACGTGCCGGAGATGATCCGCTTCTACCTCGACCAGGAGCCGATCCTGCACAACGTGCCGACCTGGCAGTGCCGCCGCCCGCAGGACCTGTCCCACGTGCTGGCGCACCTGCCCGAGCTGGTGGTGAAGGAAGCGCAGGGCTCCGGCGGCTACGGCATGCTGGTCGGCCCGGCCGCCAGCAGTGCCGAGATCGAAGCCTTCCGTGCCCGGCTGATGGCGCGCCCGGAAGCCTACATCGCGCAACCGACCCTGAGCCTGTCGACCTGCCCGACCTTCGTCGAGAACGGCATCGCCCCGCGCCATATCGACCTGCGCCCCTTCGTGCTCTCCGCGCCGGACAACGTGCGCCTGGTGCCCGGCGGGCTGACCCGCGTGGCGCTGCGCGAAGGCTCGCTGGTCGTCAACTCGTCACAAGGTGGCGGTACCAAGGACACCTGGGTAGTAGAGGACTAA
- a CDS encoding alpha-E domain-containing protein, producing MLSRTASDLYWMSRYLERAENLARMLDVSYSLSLMPQDGRGDGLEELAMPLLITGNLDAYLARHGELHAERLLNFFALDAQNPASIYSCFGAARAGAHAVRGRITTDMWENINATWLEMRDIAHQGLLRYGISHFCEWVKDRSHLFRGATFGTSMRNDAFHFIRLGTYIERADNTLRLLDARHQVLGEHSAGRAEGTARGYYQWTALLRALSAFEGYTELYRDALNARNIAELLLLREDVPRSLLACAEELRQILASLPGINGRPAQRLAAELEARVRYTGIDEVLGSGLHPWITDHIGLVRQLANAIHSSYLEAA from the coding sequence ATGCTCAGCAGAACCGCCTCCGACCTGTACTGGATGTCGCGTTACCTGGAGCGCGCCGAGAACCTCGCGCGCATGCTCGACGTGTCCTACTCGCTGTCGCTGATGCCCCAGGACGGCCGTGGCGACGGCCTGGAAGAACTGGCCATGCCGCTGCTGATCACCGGCAACCTCGACGCCTACCTCGCCCGCCACGGCGAGCTGCACGCCGAACGCCTGTTGAACTTCTTCGCCCTGGATGCGCAGAACCCCGCGAGTATCTACTCCTGCTTCGGCGCCGCCCGTGCCGGCGCCCACGCGGTGCGCGGACGGATCACCACCGACATGTGGGAGAACATCAACGCCACCTGGCTGGAGATGCGCGACATCGCCCACCAGGGCCTGCTGCGCTACGGCATCAGCCACTTCTGCGAATGGGTGAAGGACCGCTCGCACCTGTTCCGTGGCGCCACCTTCGGCACCAGCATGCGCAACGATGCCTTCCACTTCATCCGCCTGGGCACCTATATCGAGCGCGCCGACAACACCCTGCGCCTGCTCGACGCGCGCCATCAGGTGCTGGGCGAACACAGCGCCGGCCGGGCCGAAGGCACGGCGCGCGGCTATTACCAGTGGACCGCGTTGCTGCGCGCGCTGTCGGCGTTCGAGGGTTACACCGAGTTGTACCGCGACGCCCTCAACGCGCGGAACATCGCCGAACTCCTGCTGTTGCGCGAGGACGTGCCGCGCTCACTGCTGGCCTGCGCCGAGGAGCTGCGCCAGATCCTCGCCAGCCTGCCCGGCATCAACGGCCGTCCGGCCCAGCGTCTGGCCGCCGAACTGGAAGCGCGGGTTCGCTACACCGGCATCGACGAAGTGCTGGGCAGTGGCCTACATCCCTGGATCACCGATCACATCGGGCTGGTGCGCCAGCTCGCCAACGCCATTCACAGCTCGTACCTGGAGGCCGCATGA
- a CDS encoding acetyl-CoA C-acetyltransferase, protein MTEAFIYDAVRTPRGKGKKDGALHSVKPVNLMAGVLRALQQRNQLDTAQVDDIVLGCVTPVGDQGSDIAKTAALVADWDEQVAGVQINRFCASGLEAVNLGAMKVRSGFEDLVVVGGVESMSRVPMGSDGGAWALDPETNLHTSFVPQGIGADLIATLEGFSRADVDAFALRSQQKAAKARAEGLFGKSLVPVTDQNGIVLLDHDEFIRADSTLEGLGALKPSFEMMGQMGFDASALRKYSFVERIDHVHTPGNSSGIVDGATAMLIGSEAKGRELGLKARGRIVATAVTSTDPTIMLTGPAPATRKALAKAGLKAEDIDLYEVNEAFASVVMKFMKDMGVPESKVNVNGGSIAMGHPLGATGCMILGTLLDELERRNLRYGLATLCVGGGMGIATIIERV, encoded by the coding sequence ATGACCGAAGCATTCATTTACGACGCGGTGCGTACTCCCCGCGGCAAGGGCAAGAAGGACGGCGCGCTGCACAGCGTCAAGCCGGTCAACCTGATGGCCGGGGTCCTGCGCGCGCTGCAGCAGCGCAACCAGCTCGACACCGCACAGGTCGACGACATCGTCCTGGGCTGCGTGACCCCGGTGGGCGACCAGGGCTCGGACATCGCCAAGACCGCCGCGCTGGTCGCCGACTGGGACGAGCAGGTCGCCGGCGTGCAGATCAACCGCTTCTGCGCCTCGGGCCTGGAAGCGGTCAACCTGGGCGCCATGAAGGTGCGCTCGGGCTTCGAGGACCTGGTGGTGGTCGGCGGCGTGGAATCCATGTCCCGCGTGCCCATGGGCTCCGACGGCGGCGCCTGGGCGCTGGACCCGGAAACCAACCTGCACACCAGCTTCGTGCCCCAGGGCATCGGCGCCGACCTGATCGCCACCCTGGAAGGCTTCAGCCGCGCCGACGTCGACGCCTTCGCCCTGCGCTCCCAGCAGAAGGCCGCCAAGGCCCGCGCTGAAGGGCTGTTCGGCAAATCCCTGGTGCCGGTGACGGACCAGAACGGTATCGTCCTGCTCGACCATGACGAATTCATCCGCGCCGACTCCACCCTCGAAGGCCTCGGCGCGCTCAAACCCAGCTTCGAAATGATGGGGCAGATGGGCTTCGACGCCAGCGCGCTGCGCAAGTACAGCTTCGTCGAGCGCATCGATCACGTGCACACGCCGGGCAACAGCTCGGGCATCGTCGACGGCGCCACCGCCATGCTCATCGGCTCCGAGGCCAAGGGCCGCGAACTGGGCCTGAAGGCCCGCGGACGCATCGTCGCCACCGCGGTGACCAGCACCGACCCGACCATCATGCTCACCGGCCCCGCGCCGGCGACCCGCAAGGCGCTGGCCAAGGCCGGGCTGAAGGCCGAGGACATCGACCTCTACGAGGTCAACGAAGCCTTCGCCTCGGTGGTGATGAAGTTCATGAAGGACATGGGCGTGCCGGAGAGCAAGGTCAACGTCAACGGCGGCTCCATCGCCATGGGCCACCCGCTGGGGGCCACCGGCTGCATGATCCTCGGCACCCTGCTGGATGAACTGGAGCGGCGCAATTTGCGCTACGGCCTGGCCACCCTCTGCGTGGGCGGCGGCATGGGTATCGCGACGATTATCGAAAGGGTTTGA